A genome region from Cucumis sativus cultivar 9930 chromosome 4, Cucumber_9930_V3, whole genome shotgun sequence includes the following:
- the LOC101209670 gene encoding transcription factor BIM2 isoform X2 produces MVKTSKSIHERFEDDANESGVKIEGKSGESKASGHRSKHSETEQRRRSKINERFQILRELIPQNDQKRDKASFLLEVIEYIQFLQEKLNMYEGSCQGWSSEPSKLMPWNYRAADSYVDHSQVVKRGSNHESAVVFSQAMLTNAPNVMDADLGPTAVLNAVDHTLVSATQGLPMSMHTQPIAFDPVGRSSLSTESLDEPVSGSENISSRTQAELLPGRTCTTTGFLNQAVSDQDDLTPESELESISGAYSHGLLSTLTQALEASGVDLSQTNISVKVDVGKRANRAISLSEDDKQQSLNNQVMGQSIHGCFSEDSEQAHKKLRTGV; encoded by the exons ATGGTGAAAACTTCCAAGTCCATCCACGAACGCTTCGAAGACGACGCCAACG aatcGGGTGTGAAGATTGAGGGGAAGAGTGGAGAGAGCAAGGCGAGTGGTCATCGGTCTAAACACTCCGAGACTGAACAGCGAAGGAGGAGTAAAATTAATGAAAG ATTTCAGATTTTGAGAGAACTCATACCTCAGAATGATCAGAAAAGAGATAAGGCTTCATTCTTGTTAGAG GTGATCGAGTACATTCAATTTTTACAAGAGAAGTTAAATATGTATGAAGGGTCATGCCAAGGATGGAGTTCGGAGCCTTCAAAATTGATGCCATGG AATTATAGAGCTGCTGATAGTTATGTTGATCATTCTCAAGTTGTAAAGCGGGGTTCCAATCATGAGAGTGCTGTCGTTTTCTCCCAAGCAATGCTAACAAATGCGCCCAATGTGATGGATGCTGACTTGGGTCCTACCGCAGTGTTGAATGCAGTGGATCATACCCTTGTCTCTGCTACGCAAGGACTCCCCATGAGCATGCATACACAACCAATTGCATTTGACCCGGTTGGAAGAAGTAGTTTATCAACCGAATCTTTGGACGAACCTGTGTCAGGATCCGAGAACATCTCCTCCAGGACCCAGGCTGAATTGTTACCGGGTAGAACCTGTACCACCACAGGTTTTCTGAACCAGGCTGTTAGTGATCAGGACGATCTAACCCCAGAAAGTGAATTGGAGAGTATCTCAGGTGCCTATTCCCATGG GTTACTAAGTACCTTGACCCAGGCCCTGGAGGCTTCAGGCGTTGATTTGTCACAGACCAACATCTCAGTGAAAGTTGATGTTGGAAAACGAGCCAATAGAGCGATATCCCTTTCAGAG GATGACAAACAACAATCTTTAAACAATCAAGTAATGGGACAGAGTATACATGGATGCTTCAGCGAGGACTCGGAACAAGCTCACAAGAAGCTTAGAACAGGGGTTTAA
- the LOC101209424 gene encoding rhamnogalacturonan I rhamnosyltransferase 1 has translation MCKMKESDHKSHYSHDWEMGFRFSDEEKVDKFKNSITVSRSRMKLWMTRAITTVLLWTCFVQLMALGELWRPKLFVTWPSRCCHFDSPMPLQSSSSSLPYKVFLPPKRVYKSNGYLMVSCNGGLNQMRAAICDMVAIARYLNLTLIVPNLDKTSFWADPSDFEDIFDLEHFVLSLRDQVRILRKLPPRLERRYESRMIYSLSPISWSNMSYYLNQILPLVQKYKVVHLNKTDTRLSNNGLPIEVQKLRCRANFNALRFTSQIEELGRKVVQMLRDKGPFLVLHLRYEMDMLAFSGCTRGCTNDEVDELTRMRYAYPWWKEKVIDSDLKRKEGLCPLTPEETSLVLSALGIDHNVQIYIASGEIYGGERRMEALASAFPNLVRKETLLKPSDLRFFQNRSSQMAALDYLVSLESDIYIPTYDGNMAKVVEGHRRFLGFKKTVLLDRKLVVSLIDQYSNGLLGWDEFSSAMKEGHSDQNGSSKTRVVIPDRPKEEDYFYSNPHECLGAWEWPLRSS, from the exons ATGTGTAAAATGAAGGAATCTGATCACAAGAGTCATTATAGTCATGATTGGGAAATGGGGTTTAGATTTTCTGATGAAGAGAAGGTTGATAAGTTTAAGAACTCGATTACTGTTTCGAGGTCCAGAATGAAGCTATGGATGACGAGGGCTATTACAACAGTGCTGCTATGGACTTGTTTTGTTCAGCTTATGGCTTTAGGGGAACTATGGCGGCCAAAGCTCTTCGTTACTTGGCCTTCTCGTTGTTGCCATTTTGATTCTCCAATGCCTCTTCagtcttcatcttcttctcttccttaCAAAGTTTTTCTTCCACCAAAAA GGGTTTACAAAAGCAATGGCTATCTCATGGTTTCTTGCAATGGAGGACTCAACCAAATGAGAGCAGCT ATCTGTGACATGGTTGCCATTGCCAGATACTTGAATCTAACTCTTATTGTTCCTAATTTGGATAAAACTTCCTTTTGGGCTGACCCCAG TGACTTTGAAGACATTTTCGACTTAGAGCATTTCGTATTGTCATTGAGAGATCAGGTTCGAATATTGAGAAAGCTACCGCCAAGGCTTGAACGAAGATATGAGTCGAGAATGATTTACTCACTATCACCTATTAGTTGGTCAAACATGTCATATTACCTTAACCAG ATTCTTCCGTTGGTCCAAAAGTACAAAGTTGTACATTTGAATAAAACTGATACTCGACTTTCCAATAACGGACTGCCGATTGAGGTTCAGAAGTTACGATGTCGGGCAAATTTTAATGCCCTGAGATTTACTTCTCAAATTGAGGAACTGGGAAGAAAAGTTGTTCAAATGCTGAGAGATAAAGGCCCATTCTTGGTTCTTCATCTTAGATATGAAATGGATATGTTAGCCTTCTCTGGCTGCACCCGTGGTTGCACCAATGATGAAGTCGATGAACTCACAAGAATGAG ATATGCTTATCCGTGGTGGAAGGAGAAAGTTATCGATTCTGACCTGAAAAGGAAGGAAGGTTTGTGTCCATTGACTCCCGAAGAAACTTCGCTAGTTTTAAGTGCACTCGGGATCGATCACAATGTTCAAATATACATTGCTTCTGGAGAAATATATGGTGGAGAAAGAAGGATGGAAGCTCTGGCATCTGCTTTCCCTAATCTG GTCAGAAAAGAGACATTGCTGAAACCATCGGACTTGAGGTTCTTTCAGAATCGTTCATCACAAATGGCTGCATTGGATTACCTCGTGTCGTTGGAGAGTGATATTTACATTCCTACATATGATGGGAACATGGCAAAAGTTGTGGAAGGACATCGTCG aTTCTTGGGATTCAAAAAAACCGTGCTTCTGGACAGAAAGTTGGTAGTTAGCTTAATAGATCAGTATAGCAACGGGTTGTTGGGGTGGGACGAGTTTTCTTCAGCTATGAAGGAAGGTCACTCTGATCAAAATGGGAGCTCAAAGACACGAGTTGTCATTCCAGATCGGCCTAAGGAAGAAGATTACTTCTACTCGAATCCGCATGAGTGCTTGGGAGCATGGGAATGGCCATTGAGAAGCTCATGA
- the LOC101209670 gene encoding transcription factor BIM2 isoform X1, protein MVKTSKSIHERFEDDANESGVKIEGKSGESKASGHRSKHSETEQRRRSKINERFQILRELIPQNDQKRDKASFLLEVIEYIQFLQEKLNMYEGSCQGWSSEPSKLMPWKNYRAADSYVDHSQVVKRGSNHESAVVFSQAMLTNAPNVMDADLGPTAVLNAVDHTLVSATQGLPMSMHTQPIAFDPVGRSSLSTESLDEPVSGSENISSRTQAELLPGRTCTTTGFLNQAVSDQDDLTPESELESISGAYSHGLLSTLTQALEASGVDLSQTNISVKVDVGKRANRAISLSEDDKQQSLNNQVMGQSIHGCFSEDSEQAHKKLRTGV, encoded by the exons ATGGTGAAAACTTCCAAGTCCATCCACGAACGCTTCGAAGACGACGCCAACG aatcGGGTGTGAAGATTGAGGGGAAGAGTGGAGAGAGCAAGGCGAGTGGTCATCGGTCTAAACACTCCGAGACTGAACAGCGAAGGAGGAGTAAAATTAATGAAAG ATTTCAGATTTTGAGAGAACTCATACCTCAGAATGATCAGAAAAGAGATAAGGCTTCATTCTTGTTAGAG GTGATCGAGTACATTCAATTTTTACAAGAGAAGTTAAATATGTATGAAGGGTCATGCCAAGGATGGAGTTCGGAGCCTTCAAAATTGATGCCATGG AAGAATTATAGAGCTGCTGATAGTTATGTTGATCATTCTCAAGTTGTAAAGCGGGGTTCCAATCATGAGAGTGCTGTCGTTTTCTCCCAAGCAATGCTAACAAATGCGCCCAATGTGATGGATGCTGACTTGGGTCCTACCGCAGTGTTGAATGCAGTGGATCATACCCTTGTCTCTGCTACGCAAGGACTCCCCATGAGCATGCATACACAACCAATTGCATTTGACCCGGTTGGAAGAAGTAGTTTATCAACCGAATCTTTGGACGAACCTGTGTCAGGATCCGAGAACATCTCCTCCAGGACCCAGGCTGAATTGTTACCGGGTAGAACCTGTACCACCACAGGTTTTCTGAACCAGGCTGTTAGTGATCAGGACGATCTAACCCCAGAAAGTGAATTGGAGAGTATCTCAGGTGCCTATTCCCATGG GTTACTAAGTACCTTGACCCAGGCCCTGGAGGCTTCAGGCGTTGATTTGTCACAGACCAACATCTCAGTGAAAGTTGATGTTGGAAAACGAGCCAATAGAGCGATATCCCTTTCAGAG GATGACAAACAACAATCTTTAAACAATCAAGTAATGGGACAGAGTATACATGGATGCTTCAGCGAGGACTCGGAACAAGCTCACAAGAAGCTTAGAACAGGGGTTTAA
- the LOC101205153 gene encoding U3 small nucleolar ribonucleoprotein protein IMP3: MRKLKFHEQKLLKKVNFLEWKREGGHREAQVMHRYHITGRDDYKKYSSLCRGVQKLVTMLKKMNEKDPFRLELTEKLLEKLYNMGVIPTRQSLNLCDRLSVSSFCRRRLSTVLVRLKFAEHLREAVTYIEQGHIRVGPETVTDPAFLVTRNMEDFITWVDSSKIKRKILQYNDQLDDYDAINC; encoded by the exons ATGAGGAAGCTAAAGTTTCACGAGCAGAAGCTTTTGAAGAAGGTTAACTTCTTGGAGTGGAAGAGAGAAGGAGGTCATAGAGAAGCCCAAGTAATGCATCGCTATCACATTACTGGACGGGACGATTACAAGAA GTATTCGAGCTTGTGCCGTGGTGTTCAGAAGCTGGTCACAATGCTGAAGAAGATGAACGAGAAAGACCCTTTTCGATTGGAATTGACCGAGAAGCTCCTCGAAAAGCT GTACAATATGGGCGTGATACCAACCCGGCAGAGCTTGAATTTATGCGATCGCCTGTCAGTTTCATCCTTTTGCAG ACGGAGGCTATCGACAGTGTTGGTACGTTTGAAGTTTGCCGAGCATTTGAGGGAAGCTGTTACATACATTGAACAAGGGCATATTAGAGTTGGTCCAGAGACAGTTACTGACCCAGCATTTCTAGTTACAAGGAATATGGAGGACTTCATAACATGGGTTGATTCATCAAAGATAAAGCGAAAGATTTTACAATACAATGATCAGTTGGATGATTACGATGCTATTAACTGTTGA
- the LOC101209177 gene encoding amyloid beta A4 precursor protein-binding family B member 1-interacting protein: MKKGWILLLFFMFLNLTFYNGFSKPLLLHNNKLQPAVVVGTVFCDTCFQQHLSNSHHFISGARVEVECRDEKTPEASFKQQVKTNKNGKFKVVLPFSIAKHVKKIESCSVKLIKSSEPFCSVASSASSSSLQLKNSKNKNGVRIFSAGFFTFKPLQQPTLCNQKSNPQLPFPPLVPPVIQPPSFFPPNPLQPTPLVPNPFQPPAPLIPNPFQPPAPVIPNPFQPPTPVIPNPFQPAPATGLPLPPLPFITPSPPPPTLLPPSFLPPFLPPIPGIPPGPPREETSSPIKQISP, encoded by the exons ATGAAGAAGGGTTGGATTTTACTTctgttttttatgtttcttaaCCTTACTTTTTATAATGGTTTCTCTAagcctcttcttcttcacaacaACAAACTTCAACCTGCTGTTGTTGTTGGTACGGTCTTCTGTGACACTTGCTTCCAACAACATCTTTCCAATTCTCACCATTTCATCTCAg GTGCTAGAGTTGAAGTAGAATGCAGAGATGAAAAAACCCCCGAAGCCAGTTTCAAACAGCAAGttaaaaccaacaaaaatggaaaattcaAAGTTGTTTTGCCGTTCTCAATTGCTAAACAtgttaagaaaattgaaagctGTTCTGTTAAATTGATCAAATCCAGTGAACCCTTCTGCTCTGTGGCCTCCTCTgcatcttcctcttctctccaattaaaaaactcaaagaacaaaaatggagTCCGCATTTTCTCTGCCGGATTTTTCACTTTCAAGCCTTTGCAACAACCCACTTTGTGCAATCAAAAGTCTAACCCACAGCTTCCCTTTCCGCCGCTTGTTCCGCCCGTAATTCAGCCACCCTCGTTTTTTCCGCCCAACCCCCTGCAGCCGACGCCACTCGTTCCCAACCCCTTTCAGCCGCCGGCGCCATTGATCCCGAACCCATTTCAGCCGCCGGCGCCAGTGATCCCAAACCCATTTCAGCCACCTACTCCGGTGATTCCTAACCCATTTCAGCCGGCGCCAGCAACGGGTCTTCCTCTGCCGCCTCTGCCGTTTATCACTCCGTCGCCGCCTCCACCAACGTTGCTACCGCCATCGTTTTTGCCACCGTTTCTGCCGCCCATCCCTGGGATTCCGCCTGGTCCGCCTAGAGAGGAAACTTCTTCACCCATCAAACAGATCAGCCCATGA